One Brachybacterium kimchii genomic window carries:
- a CDS encoding NADPH-dependent F420 reductase, protein MSADSAGSSAPIRTLGILGAGKVGTVLARRALEAGYEVLISGSGDPAAIALITSVLAPGARAVRPEEAARDADAVILALPLGRFRELPADALRGALVIDAMNHWWETDGISEELGGPAASTSELVQEHLVEARVVKALNHMGYHDLDERARPAGAPDRLAIAIAGAPADADRTARIVDALGFDPLLIGDLRSGVRLQPFAGAFGAAADREELARIVEEFPRTERGREVLAALDAAALDPAALDVAPLDPAPGGTGTGRNGSMSA, encoded by the coding sequence ATGAGCGCGGACAGCGCAGGGTCCTCCGCGCCGATCCGCACCCTCGGGATCCTCGGCGCGGGGAAGGTGGGCACGGTCCTCGCCCGCCGCGCGCTCGAGGCCGGGTACGAGGTGCTGATCTCCGGATCCGGGGACCCGGCGGCGATCGCCCTGATCACCTCGGTGCTCGCCCCCGGTGCGCGTGCGGTGCGCCCCGAGGAGGCCGCTCGCGACGCCGACGCCGTGATCCTCGCCCTGCCCCTGGGCAGGTTCCGCGAACTGCCGGCGGACGCCCTGCGCGGCGCGCTCGTGATCGACGCGATGAACCACTGGTGGGAGACCGACGGCATCAGCGAGGAGCTCGGCGGACCGGCCGCCTCCACGAGCGAGCTCGTCCAGGAGCATCTGGTGGAGGCCCGCGTCGTGAAGGCGCTGAACCACATGGGCTACCACGACCTCGACGAGAGGGCTCGCCCCGCCGGGGCACCCGATCGCCTCGCGATCGCGATCGCGGGAGCCCCGGCCGACGCCGACCGGACCGCGCGCATCGTCGACGCCCTCGGCTTCGACCCGCTCCTGATCGGCGACCTGCGCAGCGGCGTGCGGCTGCAGCCCTTCGCGGGCGCCTTCGGCGCGGCCGCCGACCGGGAGGAGCTCGCGCGCATCGTCGAGGAGTTCCCGCGCACCGAGCGCGGACGCGAGGTGCTCGCCGCGCTCGATGCCGCAGCGCTCGATCCCGCCGCGCTCGATGTCGCCCCGCTCGATCCCGCCCCGGGCGGCACGGGCACAGGCCGCAATGGTTCGATGAGCGCATGA
- a CDS encoding metallopeptidase family protein yields MIAITREDFEEAVDDALDSLPDETARLIAESNVVILIEEEPDPARDGHQATELLGIYHGIPLDQRSVFDSYIEPDRILIFRGPLQRVSASREALVAEIRVTVLHELGHLFGLSESRLHELGWG; encoded by the coding sequence ATGATCGCCATCACCCGCGAGGACTTCGAGGAGGCCGTCGACGACGCCCTCGACTCGCTCCCGGACGAGACCGCGCGCCTGATCGCCGAGTCGAACGTCGTGATCCTCATCGAGGAGGAGCCCGATCCCGCGCGCGACGGCCACCAGGCCACCGAGCTGCTGGGCATCTACCACGGCATCCCGCTGGACCAGCGCAGCGTCTTCGACAGCTACATCGAGCCCGATCGGATCCTCATCTTCCGCGGGCCCCTGCAGCGCGTGAGCGCGAGCCGCGAGGCGCTCGTCGCCGAGATCCGGGTGACCGTGCTCCACGAGCTCGGCCACCTGTTCGGTCTCTCCGAGTCGCGCCTGCACGAGCTCGGCTGGGGCTGA
- a CDS encoding sensor histidine kinase — protein sequence MRRRAASDERAARGAGAEVRDRDGAGWIGHVWVDVVLVIAVLAEGVGRAVWHVPFSHGDDPVAIGVGVLAGLALLARRRTWRWLLPLVLVVNVLGASQVVLAIASFALAGRLRGRWQPLGAMALAVLTGVLPHLANPLRPAVAGALVSGLVAAIAAVVGMYLRARADLLAELTARAEEAEHRRSTAEQDARRAERTRIAREMHDIVAHKISLVALQAGALEVNQNLEREEVSRSAGLIRQTAADALSELREVLGVLRGEEEAAPLNPQPTWEDVRRLVESTKEAGVQVELFDFIDDPVPDALARTAYRVVQEGLTNIHKHARHTRARIALIGEPGDDLLIEISNVLPKGFTTDLPGARMGLSGIETRVTHAGGTITSGPTDDGRFEVKAVIPWPIPQG from the coding sequence ATGAGGCGGCGGGCGGCATCGGACGAGCGCGCCGCGCGCGGGGCCGGGGCCGAGGTCCGCGACCGCGACGGCGCCGGATGGATCGGGCACGTCTGGGTCGATGTCGTGCTCGTGATCGCCGTGCTCGCCGAGGGGGTCGGGCGCGCCGTCTGGCACGTGCCCTTCAGCCATGGCGACGACCCGGTCGCGATCGGGGTGGGCGTCCTCGCGGGGCTCGCGCTGCTCGCGCGGCGCCGCACCTGGCGCTGGCTGCTGCCGCTCGTGCTCGTGGTCAACGTGCTGGGCGCCTCCCAGGTGGTGCTCGCGATCGCCTCCTTCGCGCTCGCCGGGCGCCTGCGGGGACGCTGGCAGCCGCTCGGGGCGATGGCCCTCGCGGTGCTCACGGGCGTGCTCCCCCACCTCGCGAACCCGCTGCGCCCCGCGGTGGCGGGCGCGCTGGTGAGCGGCCTGGTCGCGGCGATCGCGGCGGTCGTCGGGATGTACCTGCGGGCCCGCGCCGACCTGCTCGCGGAGCTCACGGCGCGCGCGGAGGAGGCCGAGCACCGCCGGTCGACGGCCGAGCAGGACGCCCGGCGTGCCGAGCGCACGCGCATCGCCCGGGAGATGCACGACATCGTCGCGCACAAGATCTCGCTGGTCGCGCTGCAGGCCGGCGCCCTCGAGGTCAACCAGAACCTCGAGCGCGAGGAGGTCTCGCGCTCGGCCGGGCTGATCCGGCAGACCGCGGCCGACGCCCTCTCCGAGCTGCGCGAGGTGCTCGGCGTGCTGCGCGGCGAGGAGGAGGCCGCCCCGCTGAACCCGCAGCCCACCTGGGAGGACGTGCGGCGCCTCGTGGAGTCGACGAAGGAGGCCGGGGTGCAGGTCGAGCTGTTCGACTTCATCGACGACCCGGTCCCCGACGCCCTCGCCCGCACCGCCTACCGGGTGGTGCAGGAGGGGCTGACGAACATCCACAAGCACGCCCGGCACACGCGGGCGCGGATCGCGCTGATCGGCGAGCCGGGCGACGACCTGCTCATCGAGATCAGTAATGTGCTCCCGAAGGGGTTCACGACGGATCTGCCCGGGGCGCGGATGGGTCTCTCGGGCATCGAGACGCGGGTGACGCATGCCGGCGGCACGATCACGTCGGGCCCCACGGACGACGGACGTTTCGAGGTGAAGGCGGTGATCCCGTGGCCGATTCCGCAGGGGTGA
- a CDS encoding Atu2307/SP_0267 family LLM class monooxygenase, giving the protein MDRITLGVDTFGDVMVDEKGRTLGEAASLRHVLEEGIIADQTGLDVFAVGEHHRDDYAISAPETLLAGLATRTQDIHLSSAVTVLSSDDPVRVYQRFATVDALSEGRAEVILGRGSFTESFPLFGYSLEDYEVLFEEKLGMWIELMKEQPVTWSGSTRPGLQDAQVHPRTDHEGGIPTWIGVGGSPQSVVRTAAHGLPLMLAIIGGEPQRFAPYVDLFHRAADQLGVPRQQVGMHSHGHIAATDEQALEEYWPAYRAHNARLGAERGWPAMTEEHFLQEVEHGALYVGSPRTVAEKMVRNIRALDVQRFDFIYTAGQSLPSLRRQSVELYGSQVVPMVREMLAESERSGEDGAA; this is encoded by the coding sequence ATGGACCGGATCACGCTCGGCGTCGACACCTTCGGGGACGTCATGGTCGATGAGAAGGGGCGGACCCTCGGCGAGGCCGCGTCGCTCCGGCACGTCCTCGAGGAGGGGATCATCGCGGACCAGACGGGGCTCGACGTCTTCGCCGTCGGCGAGCACCACCGCGACGACTACGCGATCTCCGCCCCGGAGACCCTGCTCGCGGGCCTCGCCACGCGCACGCAGGACATCCATCTCTCGAGCGCCGTCACGGTCCTCAGCTCCGACGATCCCGTGCGCGTCTACCAGCGCTTCGCGACCGTGGACGCCCTCTCCGAGGGACGCGCCGAGGTCATCCTCGGCCGCGGGTCGTTCACCGAGTCCTTCCCGCTGTTCGGGTACTCCCTGGAGGACTACGAGGTGCTCTTCGAGGAGAAGCTCGGCATGTGGATCGAGCTCATGAAGGAGCAGCCCGTCACCTGGTCCGGGAGCACGCGTCCCGGCCTCCAGGATGCGCAGGTCCACCCGCGCACCGACCACGAGGGCGGGATCCCCACCTGGATCGGCGTCGGCGGCTCCCCGCAGTCCGTCGTCCGCACCGCCGCCCACGGCCTTCCTCTCATGCTCGCGATCATCGGCGGCGAGCCCCAGCGCTTCGCCCCGTACGTGGACCTCTTCCACCGCGCGGCCGACCAGCTCGGCGTCCCGCGGCAGCAGGTCGGCATGCACTCCCACGGGCACATCGCCGCCACCGACGAGCAGGCCCTCGAGGAGTACTGGCCGGCGTACCGGGCCCACAACGCCCGCCTCGGCGCCGAGCGCGGCTGGCCCGCCATGACCGAGGAGCACTTCCTCCAGGAGGTCGAGCACGGCGCGCTGTACGTGGGCTCTCCCCGCACGGTCGCCGAGAAGATGGTGCGCAACATCCGCGCCCTGGACGTCCAGCGCTTCGACTTCATCTACACCGCGGGGCAGAGCCTGCCCTCGCTGCGCCGCCAGTCCGTCGAGCTCTACGGGTCGCAGGTGGTGCCGATGGTCCGCGAGATGCTCGCCGAGTCCGAGCGATCGGGCGAGGACGGAGCGGCATGA
- a CDS encoding ABC transporter ATP-binding protein produces MTTTSTPTEARGTEPAGTRRSDASVDLRIESLRKTYGEQTAVDGLDLLCEPGTVTGFLGPNGAGKSTTLRILTGLAEADSGTALVGGMSFRAIPQPGRVIGVMLDARTLHPGRTGLETLRLAARTCGMRTSRADEVLEMVGLSGAGRKRVRGYSYGMRQRLGIGVALIGDPAALILDEPANGLDPEGIRWMRRLLRSFADAGGTVLLSSHQLAEVQATVDRVAMIAHGRLVAEGSLEDVTAQGGTRVAALDPESLGRAVEASGVGATRGSDGSFTLALEPADVGRLALEHGLVLTELQRLSDGSLEDVFFSLTEDGQAPRPAPATAAAAAPTTSQEA; encoded by the coding sequence ATGACCACCACCAGCACCCCCACCGAGGCTCGCGGCACCGAGCCCGCAGGGACCCGTCGGAGCGACGCGAGCGTCGACCTGCGCATCGAGTCCCTGCGCAAGACCTACGGAGAGCAGACGGCCGTCGACGGCCTCGACCTGCTGTGCGAACCCGGCACGGTGACCGGCTTCCTCGGCCCCAACGGCGCCGGGAAGTCCACGACCCTGCGGATCCTCACCGGCCTCGCCGAGGCCGACTCGGGCACGGCGCTCGTGGGCGGCATGTCCTTCCGCGCGATCCCGCAGCCCGGCCGCGTCATCGGCGTCATGCTCGACGCGCGCACCCTGCACCCCGGCCGCACCGGCCTGGAGACCCTGCGCCTGGCCGCCCGCACCTGCGGCATGCGCACCTCCCGCGCCGACGAGGTCCTGGAGATGGTGGGCCTGTCCGGGGCCGGCCGCAAGCGCGTGCGCGGGTACTCCTACGGCATGCGGCAGCGGCTCGGCATCGGCGTCGCCCTCATCGGCGACCCCGCCGCGCTCATCCTCGACGAGCCCGCGAACGGTCTGGACCCCGAGGGCATCCGCTGGATGCGCCGGCTCCTGCGCTCCTTCGCCGACGCCGGCGGCACCGTGCTGCTCTCGAGCCACCAGCTCGCCGAGGTGCAGGCCACCGTGGACCGCGTCGCGATGATCGCCCACGGTCGGCTCGTCGCCGAGGGCAGCCTCGAGGACGTCACCGCCCAGGGCGGCACCCGCGTCGCGGCCCTCGATCCCGAGTCCCTGGGCCGCGCGGTCGAGGCCAGCGGCGTCGGCGCCACCCGCGGCAGCGACGGCTCCTTCACCCTCGCCCTCGAGCCGGCCGACGTCGGCCGTCTGGCCCTCGAGCACGGCCTCGTCCTCACCGAGCTGCAGCGTCTGAGCGACGGCTCCCTCGAGGACGTCTTCTTCTCCCTCACCGAGGACGGCCAGGCGCCGCGCCCCGCCCCGGCGACTGCCGCAGCCGCCGCACCGACCACCTCCCAGGAGGCCTGA
- a CDS encoding response regulator, which translates to MADSAGVNESSASTGVKRIALVDDDSLVRAGLAMILGADRGIEVVGEGSDGNQAVTLVQKHRPDVLLMDVRMPGMDGIAATRAVCAQSEPPKIIMLTTFDMDEYVFEALEAGASGFLLKDTPPQDLIRAVHVVAQGDAMLAPTVTRRMLSHFSQSNPGTRSAEHDGLDQLTERETEVLGAVGAGLSNAQIGERLFMSEATVKAHVSKIFAKLDCSNRVQIAIIAHEAGLSEGLDAPE; encoded by the coding sequence GTGGCCGATTCCGCAGGGGTGAACGAGAGCTCGGCGAGCACCGGGGTGAAGAGGATCGCCCTGGTCGACGACGACTCGCTGGTGAGGGCGGGGCTCGCGATGATCCTGGGCGCGGATAGGGGCATCGAGGTCGTCGGCGAGGGGTCCGACGGCAACCAGGCGGTCACGCTCGTGCAGAAGCACCGGCCCGACGTGCTGCTGATGGACGTGCGCATGCCGGGCATGGACGGCATCGCCGCGACGCGGGCGGTGTGCGCGCAGTCGGAGCCGCCGAAGATCATCATGCTCACGACCTTCGACATGGACGAGTACGTCTTCGAGGCGCTCGAGGCCGGGGCCAGCGGGTTCCTGCTCAAGGACACTCCCCCGCAGGACCTGATCCGCGCCGTGCACGTGGTCGCCCAGGGGGACGCGATGCTCGCTCCCACGGTCACCCGTCGCATGCTCTCGCACTTCTCGCAGTCCAATCCCGGGACGCGCAGCGCCGAGCACGACGGCCTGGATCAGCTCACCGAGCGCGAGACGGAGGTGCTGGGGGCCGTCGGCGCCGGGCTGTCGAACGCGCAGATCGGCGAGCGCCTGTTCATGAGCGAGGCCACTGTGAAGGCGCACGTGTCGAAGATCTTCGCGAAGCTCGACTGCTCGAACCGCGTGCAGATCGCGATCATCGCCCACGAGGCCGGGCTCAGCGAGGGCCTCGACGCCCCTGAGTGA